ATGAGGCCCTACCAACGGATAGAACATGAAGATCTACACCAAAACCGGCGATCAAGGCGAAACCGGCCTGTTTGGCGGTCCACGGGTCCGCAAGGATTCCCCCCGTATCGAGGCCTATGGCACGGTCGACGAACTGAACGCCGTGCTAGGCGCCGCGCGCGTCGAAACCACCGAGCTAGACGCCCCCCTCGACGAACTGCTTGCCCGCGTGCAAAACGACCTGTTCGACCTGGGCGCCGAACTGGCCTCGCCACAGGCCGAAAAGCATCGCCGCGCCATCGCCGCAGCGCAGATCGCCGAGTTGGAACAGGCCATCGACCGCTACGAAGAGCGCTTGCCGCCGCTGCGCGAGTTTATTTTGCCCGGTGGCTCTCCCGCCGCGGCGCAGCTTCATCTGGCCCGCACCGTCTGTCGCCGCGCGGAGCGTCTCGTCGTCGCCCTCTCAGCCGCGCCTGGCGAGTCGGTTTCGGATCTCGCAATTGTCTATCTCAACCGGCTCAGCGATCTCTTGTTCGTACTGGCGAGGGTCGCCAATCAACTGGCCGGCAAGGCCGATGTCGCCTGGCAAAAGCGCGGCGAGTAGCCCAGGCGACCGCTGCGCGCCGCTTGCGCAATCCATGCCGCAATCGCTGGCATGCCTCGATCAGCCCACGTCGTTTTCGACCGACGTCAAAAAAAGTGGCGCAGGTCTAATCTCTTGTGATTCCAAGAGATAAGGCATCTCCCTGCGCAATCACCCCAGGGTTCGGGGAGCCGGCTGGCCCGCCCCTTGCTATCAGCGGACTCCGCGCGTTTTAGGCGCGACGCACCGCGCCGGCGACACCATCCTTCTACCTTCTACTCGAACCCGTTGAGTTTCCTTCTGAAAGGCGGACCACCGTGTTATTTACTCGCCCCTCGATTCTCGGTTTGTGCTGCGCTGCCTTGTGCTGCGTACTGCTGCAACCAGGCCCTCTCTGGGCACAAGAAACCAATGATGCTCCCGCGGAGGCGGCGGCCGCTGCCCCAGCCGACAGCACCGCTGCGCCCCGCACCCTCGACCGGGGTGACAACGCCTGGATGCTCACCTCCTCGGCGCTGGTGCTCATGATGACTGCCCCCGGACTGGCCATGTTCTATGGCGGTCTCGTTCGCAAGAAAAACGTCCTCAGCGTCATCATGCAGTGCATCACCCTCATGGGGCTGATGTCTGTCATTTGGGCGCTGTACGGCTATTCGCTCTCCTTCGGGGGCGCCGCTGCCTGGATCGGCAACGATCAATACCTGCTCATGCGGGGGGTGCAGGCCACCTGGGATGAGGCCACCAACGCCTCGGTCATTCCGCTTCACGATACGCTTCCCATTCCCATGCTCACACACATGCTCTTCCAAGGCATGTTCTTCATCATCACCCCCGCGCTCATCTGCGGCGCCTTCGCCGAACGCATGAAGTTTAGCGCCATGGTGATCTTCTCCATCCTCTGGGGAACGATCGTCTATTGTCCGCTTTGTCACTGGGTGTGGGATGGCGGCATCCTGGCGTACGGCAGCGAGTCGGCCAAAACCTTCTCGGCCGGCGGCGCGCTCGATTTCGCCGGCGGCACCGTGGTCCACATCAGCTCCGGCATCTCGGCCTTGGTCTGCGCGCTTGTGCTCGGCAAGCGATTGGGCTACGGCAGCCAGCCGATGCCGCCCCATAACCTCACCTACACCGCCCTGGGCGCTGGCCTGTTGTGGGTGGGTTGGTTCGGCTTCAACGCCGGCAGTGCGCTGGCCGCCGACGGCATCGCCGCCAGCGCCTTCGCCGCCACGCATTTCTCCGCCGCCGCCGGCGCGCTCTCTTGGGCCGGCCTGGAATGGATCATGCGCGGCAAGCCCACCGTGCTCGGCGCCTCATCCGGCGCGGTGGCTGGCTTGGTCTGCATCACGCCGGCCGCCGGCTTCGTGCTGCCGATGCCCGCCATCTTCATGGGCGCGCTGGCCGGCGTGGTCTGCTGCCTGGCGTGCTCGCTGCTCAAGAACAAGCTGGGCTACGACGACTCGCTCGATGCCTTCGGCGTTCACGGCATCGGCGGCACCCTCGGCGCCTTGCTCACCGGCGTCTTCGCCACCCGAGCGGTCTGGGACATCTCCCTGAAAGGCGAAAAGCTGGGTCTGCTCGAGGGCGGCCCAGTGCTCACCGCGCAGGCTATTGCCACCGGCGTCACTTGGATCATGGCCGCCGTCGTGACGCTCGTCTTGCTCAAGCTGATCGATTGGACCATCGGTCTGCGTGTCACGGAGAACAACGAACGACAAGGGCTCGATCTCACCGAGCACGGCGAAGAAGGCTACATCTTTCTCTAATCGAGATCATCGCGTAGCTGTCTCGAAGCGCCGGTCCTGGTCGGAGTCGCCATCGACTCCGGCCAGGGCCTTTTGGTTTCTCGACTCGCTTGCCAGGCTTCAGTGCCGCTGCCGCGCTTTACGCTCACCAAGGGCCCCGTTACGCTGTCGTAACGAATGGGACCACAGGGGGCAGCGGGTCCACGCAAACGACTTACTTCCGACCAAGGCGCGTTATGGCGCATGTCCGCCGACCGATATTCCTCATCCTTGCATTGATAAGCTGCCTTGCCGTCGCGCGCGCTCAGAATGCCACATTCGACGAAGACGCCGGTATCGTCAGCGTCGAGGGAGACTCCGCCACCAGCGACGTGCAACCCACCGCCGCCGACTCTGGCGACAACGCCTGGTTGCTCACCAGCAGCGCGCTGGTGCTGCTGATGACCGCGCCAGGCCTGGCCCTCTTTTACTGTGGACTGGTTCGCAAAAAGAACGTGCTGGCCGTGATGATGCAGTGCGTCTTTCTGATGGGGCTAATGACCGTCGTCTGGGCGACCTACGGCTACACCCTGGCCTTTGGCGGCGATCCGCAGGCCGATCCCGATCATTTCCATCCCTATATCGGCAACACCGATTACTTGTTCATGGGGGCGCTGCACCAAGGCAGCGAGTCCAAGGGCGTGCAGCCGTATTACAACGAAAGCTCGCGCCAAGTCATTTACCCCATGACCGGCACGGTCCCCACCCTCACGCACATGCTCTTTCATGGCATGTTATTCATCATCACCCCCGCGTTGATCTGCGGCGCGTTCGCCGAACGCATGAAGTTCAGCGCCATGGCCCTCTTCATGATCCTGTGGGGCACCTTGGTGTATTGCCCCTTGTGTCATTGGGTCTGGGACAATGGGCCGCTGTCGTTCGACAATCAACAAGGCTGGTTTCGTTCGCTCGACTTTGCCGGTGGCACGGTGGTGCATGTCAGCGCCGGTGTATCGGCCCTGGTCTGCGCGCTGGTGCTTGGCAAACGGCTCGGCTACGGATCAGAGCCCATGCCACCGCATAACCTCACCTACACCGTGGTCGGCGCGGCGCTGCTCTGGGTCGGCTGGTTCGGCTTCAACGCCGGTCGAGCCGGCGCCGCCAACAATCTGGCCGCGAGCGTCTTCACCGCCACACACTTCGCCGCCGCCGCCGGTGCCCTGGCCTGGACCCTCGTCGAGTGGATCACGCGCGGCAAACCCACCGTGCTCGGCGCTTGCACCGGCGCCGTCTCCGGATTGGTCTGCGTTACCCCCGCCAGCGGCTATGTGCAGCCCATGCCCGCGCTACTCGTCGGCGCCTTGGGCTCGGTGGCCTGTTACTTCGCCGTCACGCAACTCAAGCCGCGGCTAGGCTACGACGACACGCTCGATGTGTTTGGCGTGCATGGCATTGGCGGCACGCTCGGCGTCTTGCTCACCGGTCTGTTCGCCACCAAGGCGATCAAAGGCGGGACCGAGGCCTTGGGCCTGTTCGAGAATGGCAAGCTGTTTGGCGCCCAAATTGGCGCCGTCGCCGTCACCTGGGCCTATGCCGCGGTCGTCACCTTCATTCTGCTCAAACTGCTCGACTGGATGATGG
This is a stretch of genomic DNA from Pirellulales bacterium. It encodes these proteins:
- a CDS encoding ammonium transporter, with amino-acid sequence MAHVRRPIFLILALISCLAVARAQNATFDEDAGIVSVEGDSATSDVQPTAADSGDNAWLLTSSALVLLMTAPGLALFYCGLVRKKNVLAVMMQCVFLMGLMTVVWATYGYTLAFGGDPQADPDHFHPYIGNTDYLFMGALHQGSESKGVQPYYNESSRQVIYPMTGTVPTLTHMLFHGMLFIITPALICGAFAERMKFSAMALFMILWGTLVYCPLCHWVWDNGPLSFDNQQGWFRSLDFAGGTVVHVSAGVSALVCALVLGKRLGYGSEPMPPHNLTYTVVGAALLWVGWFGFNAGRAGAANNLAASVFTATHFAAAAGALAWTLVEWITRGKPTVLGACTGAVSGLVCVTPASGYVQPMPALLVGALGSVACYFAVTQLKPRLGYDDTLDVFGVHGIGGTLGVLLTGLFATKAIKGGTEALGLFENGKLFGAQIGAVAVTWAYAAVVTFILLKLLDWMMGLRVTQQQELQGLDLTQHGEEGYIYI
- a CDS encoding ammonium transporter, whose translation is MLTSSALVLMMTAPGLAMFYGGLVRKKNVLSVIMQCITLMGLMSVIWALYGYSLSFGGAAAWIGNDQYLLMRGVQATWDEATNASVIPLHDTLPIPMLTHMLFQGMFFIITPALICGAFAERMKFSAMVIFSILWGTIVYCPLCHWVWDGGILAYGSESAKTFSAGGALDFAGGTVVHISSGISALVCALVLGKRLGYGSQPMPPHNLTYTALGAGLLWVGWFGFNAGSALAADGIAASAFAATHFSAAAGALSWAGLEWIMRGKPTVLGASSGAVAGLVCITPAAGFVLPMPAIFMGALAGVVCCLACSLLKNKLGYDDSLDAFGVHGIGGTLGALLTGVFATRAVWDISLKGEKLGLLEGGPVLTAQAIATGVTWIMAAVVTLVLLKLIDWTIGLRVTENNERQGLDLTEHGEEGYIFL
- a CDS encoding cob(I)yrinic acid a,c-diamide adenosyltransferase, which gives rise to MKIYTKTGDQGETGLFGGPRVRKDSPRIEAYGTVDELNAVLGAARVETTELDAPLDELLARVQNDLFDLGAELASPQAEKHRRAIAAAQIAELEQAIDRYEERLPPLREFILPGGSPAAAQLHLARTVCRRAERLVVALSAAPGESVSDLAIVYLNRLSDLLFVLARVANQLAGKADVAWQKRGE